One region of Trachemys scripta elegans isolate TJP31775 chromosome 8, CAS_Tse_1.0, whole genome shotgun sequence genomic DNA includes:
- the SLC35A3 gene encoding UDP-N-acetylglucosamine transporter isoform X1, whose protein sequence is MAANEQKIVLQNNISKTESQEMSTNLKYLSLGILVFQTTSLVLTMRYSRTLKEEGPRYLSSTAVVVAEFLKIMACILLVYKDSKCNLRALNRVLHDEILNKPMETLKLAIPSGIYTLQNNLLYVALSNLDAATYQVTYQLKILTTALFSVSMLSKKLGVYQWLSLVILMTGVAFVQWPSDSQATTTKELSAGSQFVGLIAVLIACFSSGFAGVYFEKILKETKQSVWIRNIQLGFFGSIFGLMGVYIYDGELLSKNGFFQGYNKLTWIVVVLQALGGLVIAAVIKYADNILKGFATSLSIILSTLISYFWLQDFVPTSVFFFGAILVIAATFLYGYDPKPAGNPIKA, encoded by the exons ATGGCAGCTAATGAACAGAAGATTGTACTACAAAACAACATTTCT aAAACTGAAAGTCAAGAAATGTCTACCAATTTAAAATACCTTTCCTTGGGGATCCTGGTCTTTCAGACCACTAGTTTAGTTTTGACTATGCGATATTCTCGGACATTGAAAGAGGAAGGACCTCGTTACTTATCCTCTACTGCAGTAGTTGTTGCTGAATTTTTGAAGATTATGGCCTGCATTTTATTGGTCTACAAAGACAGCA AGTGCAATTTACGGGCTCTGAACAGAGTGCTACATGATGAAATCCTTAACAAGCCTATGGAAACACTTAAACTTGCTATTCCATCAGGGATTTATACTCTCCAGAATAACTTGCTGTATGTAGCACTGTCAAATCTAGATGCAGCCACTTATCAG GTCACATATCAATTAAAAATTCTTACTACAGCATTATTTTCTGTGTCCATGCTAAGTAAGAAATTAGGTGTATACCAGTGGTTATCATTAGTGATTTTGATGACGGGAGTTGCATTTGTACAG TGGCCCTCAGATTCTCAAGCAACAACTACTAAAGAGTTGTCAGCAGGATCTCAATTTGTTGGTCTTATAGCAGTCCTTATAGCCTGCTTTTCAAGTGGATTTGCTGGGGTTTATTTTgagaaaattttaaaagaaaccaaacagTCTGTCTGGATCAGAAACATTCAACTTG GATTTTTTGGTAGCATATTTGGATTGATGGGTGTGTACATATatgatggagaacttctgtcaAAGAATGGATTTTTTCAAGGATATAACAAACTTACCTGGATAGTTGTAGTTCTACAG GCACTGGGGGGCCTTGTGATTGCTGCTGTTATAAAATATgcagacaatattttaaaaggatttgcAACATCTTTGTCAATTATATTGTCAACATTGATCTCCTATTTCTGGCTGCAAGATTTTGTCCCAACCAG
- the SLC35A3 gene encoding UDP-N-acetylglucosamine transporter isoform X2 produces MSTNLKYLSLGILVFQTTSLVLTMRYSRTLKEEGPRYLSSTAVVVAEFLKIMACILLVYKDSKCNLRALNRVLHDEILNKPMETLKLAIPSGIYTLQNNLLYVALSNLDAATYQVTYQLKILTTALFSVSMLSKKLGVYQWLSLVILMTGVAFVQWPSDSQATTTKELSAGSQFVGLIAVLIACFSSGFAGVYFEKILKETKQSVWIRNIQLGFFGSIFGLMGVYIYDGELLSKNGFFQGYNKLTWIVVVLQALGGLVIAAVIKYADNILKGFATSLSIILSTLISYFWLQDFVPTSVFFFGAILVIAATFLYGYDPKPAGNPIKA; encoded by the exons ATGTCTACCAATTTAAAATACCTTTCCTTGGGGATCCTGGTCTTTCAGACCACTAGTTTAGTTTTGACTATGCGATATTCTCGGACATTGAAAGAGGAAGGACCTCGTTACTTATCCTCTACTGCAGTAGTTGTTGCTGAATTTTTGAAGATTATGGCCTGCATTTTATTGGTCTACAAAGACAGCA AGTGCAATTTACGGGCTCTGAACAGAGTGCTACATGATGAAATCCTTAACAAGCCTATGGAAACACTTAAACTTGCTATTCCATCAGGGATTTATACTCTCCAGAATAACTTGCTGTATGTAGCACTGTCAAATCTAGATGCAGCCACTTATCAG GTCACATATCAATTAAAAATTCTTACTACAGCATTATTTTCTGTGTCCATGCTAAGTAAGAAATTAGGTGTATACCAGTGGTTATCATTAGTGATTTTGATGACGGGAGTTGCATTTGTACAG TGGCCCTCAGATTCTCAAGCAACAACTACTAAAGAGTTGTCAGCAGGATCTCAATTTGTTGGTCTTATAGCAGTCCTTATAGCCTGCTTTTCAAGTGGATTTGCTGGGGTTTATTTTgagaaaattttaaaagaaaccaaacagTCTGTCTGGATCAGAAACATTCAACTTG GATTTTTTGGTAGCATATTTGGATTGATGGGTGTGTACATATatgatggagaacttctgtcaAAGAATGGATTTTTTCAAGGATATAACAAACTTACCTGGATAGTTGTAGTTCTACAG GCACTGGGGGGCCTTGTGATTGCTGCTGTTATAAAATATgcagacaatattttaaaaggatttgcAACATCTTTGTCAATTATATTGTCAACATTGATCTCCTATTTCTGGCTGCAAGATTTTGTCCCAACCAG